A segment of the Methanomassiliicoccaceae archaeon DOK genome:
GAGCTGAAGGACAAGGGTGAGATCTCCGACGAGCTCCACGGGAAGCTCATGGCGGAGGCCTTCGTGGACACCGCCAACTACGACAGCATGATCGCCTCCCAGATGTACAAGCACTTCTGCACAGGGTTCCCCGAGTCCTTCCCCATCCCGCTCGAGAAGGTCGAGGACCTCAGGTACGGCGAGAACCCCAACCAGGCCGCCGCGTTCTACAAGGACCCCTTCACACCCGGACCCACAGTGGCAAGGGCGGAGCACCTCCAGCACGGCAAGCAGCTGTCCTACAACAACATCCTCGACCTGGACAAGGCCATGGACATCTGCATGGACTTCGAGAGGCCCACCGCGGTGGTCATGAAGCACACCAACCCCTGCGGGCTGGCATCCGCGGACAACATCTACGACGCGTTCATGACGGCGTACAACGTCGACCCCCTCTCCGCCTTCGGATGCGTCATATGCCTCAACAGGCCCTGCACCGTGGAGGTCGCGAAGGAGATCTCCCAGCACTTCGTCGAGGCCGTCATCTGTCCCGACTACGAGGACGGCGCTATCGAGATCATGGAGGTCAAGAAGAACATCCGCCTGCTGAGGACCAACTGCCCCATCGGCCCCTCCGAGAGGGTCAGGGAGTACAAGATGAAGAAGGTCCAGGGCGGCATGCTCGTGCAGACCGACGAGGACGTCGTCATCGACCCCAAGAACCTCAAGGTCGTGACCAACCGCGCCCCCACCGAGGAGGAGGTCCACTCCCTGCTCTTCGCTTGGAAGCTGGCGAAGCACGTCACATCCAACGCCGTCGTCTACGTCAGGGGCGAGCGCGCCGTCGGAATCGGAGCCGGCCAGATGAGCCGCGTGGATTCCGCGAAGATCGCCACCATGAAGGCCAACGAGCCCACGCAGGGCTGCGTCATGGCCTCCGATGCATTCTTCCCGTTCAGGGACGGAGTCGACGAGGCCGCCAACGCGGGCGTCACCGCCATTATCCAGCCCGGAGGCAGCATCAGGGACCAGGAGGTCATCGATGCCGCCAACGAGCACAACATGGCGATGGTGTTCACCGGCTGTCGCGTGTTCAGGCACTGAAACTCAAGGCGGGGCCTGCCCCCGCCAAAACTCTTCATCCAATCCCGATCATTCCTGCATTCTCTTATATCTCGGTCATCGGATTAACGGTCATGGCTTGCACATGCGGATGCGGCAACAGTTACGACTTCAGGCCCATAGGCCATTGGATATGCCACAGGTGTCATGCGATCAACGACGCCGGCCCTTACGGCAGTCAGAGGCGGAGCAGCGTCATGGATCCCGACGAGGTGGACCGGATGGTCGTGGAGGGCATCGAGTTCGCAGAGCATGCCGACGCATCCGTGAGGGCGCATCCGGATTCATGGCAGGCGTGGTATTCGCTCGGAGCCACCTACGCCGCACGCGGCAATCTCATGGAGGCGGGGCTGGTCTGGACGAAGGCGGGGACCCTCGCAGGAACCGACGACGTGCTCGAGAAGCTCGTGGAACGCTGCTCCGAAAGGATGTCAGGATGTCTGTCGACGGTCGTCAAGAGCGGAG
Coding sequences within it:
- the purH gene encoding bifunctional phosphoribosylaminoimidazolecarboxamide formyltransferase/IMP cyclohydrolase; the encoded protein is MSKISRAIISVSDKTGIVDFAKELAAMGVEIISTGGTYKLLKENGIAVTEVAEVTGFPEMLDGRVKTLHPMIHAGILARRDVKEHMDAIAAKGIKPIDMVVVNLYPFKQTVLKEGVTFDEVVENIDIGGPSMIRAAAKNYKSVAVVTDPRQYSDIIAELKDKGEISDELHGKLMAEAFVDTANYDSMIASQMYKHFCTGFPESFPIPLEKVEDLRYGENPNQAAAFYKDPFTPGPTVARAEHLQHGKQLSYNNILDLDKAMDICMDFERPTAVVMKHTNPCGLASADNIYDAFMTAYNVDPLSAFGCVICLNRPCTVEVAKEISQHFVEAVICPDYEDGAIEIMEVKKNIRLLRTNCPIGPSERVREYKMKKVQGGMLVQTDEDVVIDPKNLKVVTNRAPTEEEVHSLLFAWKLAKHVTSNAVVYVRGERAVGIGAGQMSRVDSAKIATMKANEPTQGCVMASDAFFPFRDGVDEAANAGVTAIIQPGGSIRDQEVIDAANEHNMAMVFTGCRVFRH